The Diospyros lotus cultivar Yz01 chromosome 15, ASM1463336v1, whole genome shotgun sequence genome has a window encoding:
- the LOC127792655 gene encoding photosystem II 10 kDa polypeptide, chloroplastic — MAASMMASSVSLKPTPFAVEKAAARGLPSLARSSSSFRVQASGKKIKTDKPYGINGGMSLTDGLDASGRKGKGKGVYQFVDKYGANVDGYSPIYDTNDWSPSGDVYVGGTTGLLIWAITLAGLLAGGALLVYNTSALVQ; from the exons atggcAGCGTCAATGATGGCTTCATCAGTGAGCCTGAAACCCACTCCGTTCGCCGTGGAGAAAGCAGCCGCCAGAGGCCTGCCTTCTCTCGCCAGGTCTTCCTCTTCATTCAGGGTCCAGGCCAGCGGCAAGAAGATCAAAACCGACAAGCCTTAtg GAATCAATGGCGGCATGAGCTTGACGGACGGCCTTGATGCATCGGGCAGGAAGGGCAAG GGAAAGGGTGTTTACCAATTTGTAGACAAATACGGTGCTAATGTGGATGGATACAG TCCCATTTACGATACGAACGATTGGTCTCCAAGTGGTGATGTCTACGTTGGTG GCACCACGGGGTTGCTAATATGGGCAATAACCCTAGCTGGGCTACTTGCAGGGGGTGCACTTCTTGTTTACAACACCAGTGCTTTGGTGCAGTAG